One segment of Leuconostoc lactis DNA contains the following:
- a CDS encoding GatB/YqeY domain-containing protein codes for MSLLETLNADMKQAMKDKNKEALSVIRMVKSTVMNEQISLGHDLTPEEELTVLSREVKQRQDSLAEFEKGGREDLAAGIRSELTILAKYLPAQLTEEEIVAIVAAAIEQTGATGPKDMGKVMGVVTPQVKGKADGKVVADLVKATLAQ; via the coding sequence ATGAGCCTGTTAGAGACATTGAACGCTGATATGAAGCAAGCAATGAAAGATAAGAACAAGGAAGCGCTATCGGTTATTCGGATGGTGAAGTCAACGGTGATGAACGAACAAATTAGTTTGGGTCATGACTTGACACCAGAAGAAGAATTGACGGTATTATCACGTGAAGTGAAGCAACGTCAAGATTCTCTAGCGGAATTTGAAAAGGGGGGCCGCGAAGACTTAGCGGCAGGTATTCGATCAGAATTAACGATCTTGGCCAAGTATTTGCCAGCGCAATTGACCGAAGAAGAAATCGTTGCCATTGTTGCAGCAGCCATTGAACAAACTGGCGCAACCGGTCCTAAAGACATGGGGAAAGTCATGGGCGTGGTGACGCCGCAAGTTAAAGGTAAAGCTGATGGTAAGGTAGTCGCTGACTTAGTTAAGGCAACCTTGGCACAATAA
- a CDS encoding PucR family transcriptional regulator → MQLSEILQHPSLRNIQVAAGADGLSREVSQVGMIDAPDITDFLFDGQLLVTSGYHFSQNHHLLRDLIIGMHETNASGIAIKAGRYVTTLPKTIIDLANHLKVPILWTPTDDFLSLTVKRLTAVILETQNTELKQIIAINQQLSELNAQNITYQHLLDQSAKVLETPLALLDAHFTAIYASSEWVAQREFLTHYLRHESGIDYLNLTVPVRVEFNHQLIDILPIFSALNENKAFAAFVVNQDEPSSFQILKRQQVMNTLGLANSRTDLLNETEFRNRSGFFLNVMQRGLSHEAIDNYLYNANIDNKRRYRVAILDFSQKNKVIESRQFEIRQQLTRWFIFEHDWQVLTFSHRQQLVLLIDEQIDTRQFLQRLYDFLVQQPGLHYAFTIGFSRIAESIHMLSDLYDQANNALKLTSQQHPIMRFRPKNAQELLHLLPKQEARVFVEKTLGPILENAELLETLETYVFLHQNVTAVANALFVHRNTITYRLKRISELLGVDLEMPDVLVDIQLALLLI, encoded by the coding sequence ATGCAATTATCTGAGATTTTACAACACCCGTCCCTACGTAACATTCAGGTTGCGGCTGGCGCCGATGGATTATCACGCGAAGTATCCCAAGTCGGTATGATTGATGCACCCGATATCACGGACTTCTTATTTGATGGCCAACTTTTAGTCACGTCAGGTTATCATTTTTCACAGAATCATCATTTATTACGTGATTTGATTATTGGCATGCATGAAACCAATGCCAGTGGGATTGCGATTAAAGCTGGTCGTTACGTCACCACCCTGCCCAAAACAATCATTGATCTAGCCAATCATCTTAAAGTGCCTATTTTATGGACACCAACGGATGATTTTCTATCATTAACCGTTAAACGGCTAACGGCTGTTATTTTAGAAACCCAAAATACGGAATTAAAACAAATCATCGCTATCAACCAGCAATTGTCGGAATTGAATGCGCAAAATATTACCTATCAACACCTACTCGATCAAAGTGCCAAAGTATTGGAAACACCTCTGGCACTGCTCGACGCCCACTTTACGGCCATTTATGCGAGTAGCGAGTGGGTGGCGCAACGTGAATTCTTAACACATTACTTACGTCACGAATCTGGTATTGACTACTTGAATTTGACCGTCCCGGTTCGGGTTGAATTTAACCACCAACTCATTGACATTTTACCGATTTTTTCCGCTTTAAATGAAAACAAAGCGTTTGCTGCCTTTGTCGTTAATCAAGACGAACCGTCAAGCTTCCAAATTTTAAAGCGCCAACAAGTGATGAATACACTGGGGCTAGCTAATTCGCGCACTGATTTGTTGAACGAAACGGAATTTCGGAACCGTTCTGGTTTTTTCCTAAACGTGATGCAACGCGGGTTGAGTCATGAGGCAATTGATAATTATCTCTATAATGCCAATATTGACAACAAACGCCGCTATCGGGTCGCTATTCTTGATTTCAGTCAAAAAAACAAGGTTATCGAATCCCGTCAATTTGAAATTCGCCAACAACTCACCCGCTGGTTTATTTTTGAACATGATTGGCAAGTCTTGACCTTTTCACACCGCCAGCAGCTCGTCTTATTGATTGATGAACAGATTGATACGCGACAATTCCTCCAGCGCCTCTATGATTTTTTAGTGCAACAGCCCGGTTTACATTATGCTTTTACGATTGGCTTTTCAAGAATTGCCGAATCGATTCATATGCTATCTGATTTATATGATCAGGCCAATAACGCGCTGAAATTAACCTCTCAGCAGCATCCCATTATGCGTTTCCGGCCTAAAAACGCCCAAGAACTACTACACCTCTTGCCAAAACAAGAAGCTCGTGTTTTCGTTGAAAAAACGTTAGGCCCAATTTTGGAAAATGCCGAACTACTAGAAACCTTAGAAACCTATGTTTTCCTTCACCAAAATGTTACCGCCGTGGCCAATGCTTTATTCGTCCATCGCAACACGATCACGTACCGCTTAAAGCGGATTAGTGAGTTACTCGGCGTTGATTTAGAGATGCCTGACGTGTTAGTTGATATTCAATTAGCACTCTTACTTATTTAG
- a CDS encoding LacI family DNA-binding transcriptional regulator, with the protein MVTIQDIANKSGVAMSTVSRALADSPKISVKTKERIKKMAQDMGYTPNFAARNLTQRESNTVGVVFQPQAVGSTENDFAMQLLFGINSQLVARQYLLTTATGSNWSEVYNAVKMMVEAGQVRRFILLYTVENDPISELLRENNARVVVTGEPEQANNVLYVDNDNRRAGEEATRQLVDQFNLKAPLFVRTLADWRYERNREIGFHIAQPEGQILSLPIDFQAQKQVLKDYFELHHEIDGIIASDDKIGYLARNQAQAHLPTHPKLPTIAFNRSEYARLGGKDFYSVDVLPRSLGSEAVRLLFNDQRSVLEQTKATSVIVPYRLPEFGDETW; encoded by the coding sequence ATGGTAACAATACAAGATATTGCAAATAAATCCGGCGTTGCGATGTCAACGGTTTCGCGCGCGTTGGCTGATTCACCCAAAATTAGTGTTAAAACAAAGGAACGGATTAAAAAAATGGCACAAGATATGGGCTATACGCCCAATTTTGCTGCACGGAACTTAACACAGCGTGAAAGTAACACGGTAGGGGTTGTTTTTCAACCACAAGCCGTCGGTAGTACTGAAAATGATTTTGCAATGCAATTACTATTTGGCATTAATTCTCAACTCGTTGCGCGACAATATCTATTAACTACTGCGACGGGAAGTAATTGGTCTGAAGTTTACAATGCCGTTAAAATGATGGTGGAAGCTGGACAAGTTCGCCGTTTTATACTGCTTTACACGGTTGAAAATGATCCGATTTCTGAATTGTTACGAGAAAACAACGCGCGTGTTGTTGTCACTGGCGAACCGGAGCAGGCTAATAATGTTCTATATGTTGATAATGATAATCGACGAGCTGGAGAAGAAGCGACTAGACAGCTAGTTGATCAATTTAATCTAAAAGCCCCACTCTTTGTTCGCACTTTGGCTGATTGGCGTTATGAGCGAAATCGTGAAATTGGATTTCATATTGCACAACCAGAGGGTCAAATTTTATCATTACCGATTGATTTCCAAGCGCAAAAACAGGTATTGAAAGATTATTTTGAATTGCATCACGAAATTGACGGCATCATTGCGAGTGATGACAAAATCGGTTATCTGGCACGTAATCAAGCACAAGCCCATTTACCCACACATCCCAAATTGCCAACGATTGCTTTTAATCGTTCTGAATATGCACGACTCGGTGGTAAGGACTTCTATTCAGTTGATGTGTTACCACGTAGTTTGGGGAGTGAAGCGGTCCGATTATTGTTTAATGATCAGCGTTCTGTGTTGGAGCAAACTAAGGCAACAAGTGTGATTGTGCCGTATCGTTTACCTGAATTTGGTGACGAAACATGGTGA
- a CDS encoding amino acid permease — MIEYTDLATNPDGTVRGLKKKHVQMIAIGGTIGTGLFLGAGNSIAKTGPSILVVYAILGAFFFLMMRGIGEMLYADPTQHTFVSFISRYVGAGAGYFAGWSYWIGLTFVAMAELTAVSTYVKFWFPDWHTWLIQIVFLAILTLVNLVAVKIFGETEYWFAMIKIIAILAMIATGLFLIFTGFEAPAAGGHTIASFGNITHNFSLFPNGPAMFFAAFPMVFFAFQGMEFVGITTAETQNPRQVLPRAINTIIFRILIFYLGAMIIIMSIINWHVIAKTPGQSPFVMVFELAGFKAAATVINFVVLTSAASALNSALYSAGRHFYQLAKESNTTIMAPFGKISKLGIPANAIIFTAVLVLFSPIISALPQITSAFSFITAISSNMYIIVYGLTMYAHRKFRESADFLPDGFKMPGYQVTSPLTLLFFVAIYFSLFFQSDTRMSAIGAIIFTVVFGTLVHQRFKNTKN; from the coding sequence ATGATTGAATATACAGACTTAGCAACTAACCCAGACGGCACAGTACGTGGCCTCAAAAAGAAGCACGTTCAAATGATTGCCATTGGTGGCACAATTGGTACCGGCTTGTTTTTGGGGGCTGGTAATTCGATTGCCAAAACCGGCCCATCAATTTTGGTGGTCTATGCGATTCTTGGCGCATTTTTCTTCTTAATGATGCGCGGAATTGGTGAAATGCTCTATGCCGATCCAACCCAACACACATTTGTGTCATTTATTAGTCGATACGTCGGCGCCGGTGCGGGCTATTTTGCCGGTTGGTCCTACTGGATTGGGTTGACCTTCGTTGCCATGGCTGAATTGACCGCTGTCTCGACTTATGTGAAGTTTTGGTTTCCAGATTGGCACACGTGGTTAATCCAAATTGTCTTCTTAGCCATTTTGACTTTGGTTAATCTGGTGGCTGTCAAAATTTTTGGTGAAACAGAATACTGGTTTGCCATGATTAAAATTATCGCCATTCTGGCTATGATCGCGACTGGTTTGTTCTTGATTTTCACCGGTTTTGAAGCACCAGCAGCTGGTGGCCATACCATTGCCTCATTTGGTAATATTACCCATAATTTCTCACTATTTCCTAACGGACCAGCTATGTTCTTTGCCGCCTTTCCTATGGTTTTCTTTGCCTTTCAAGGCATGGAATTTGTCGGCATCACCACAGCCGAAACACAAAACCCGCGTCAAGTCTTGCCCCGCGCGATTAACACCATTATCTTCCGTATTTTGATTTTCTATCTGGGCGCCATGATCATTATCATGTCAATTATTAATTGGCACGTAATCGCCAAAACACCTGGTCAAAGTCCCTTCGTGATGGTGTTTGAATTAGCCGGCTTCAAGGCAGCAGCGACTGTAATTAATTTCGTCGTCTTAACTTCGGCTGCCTCAGCATTGAACTCTGCGCTCTATTCGGCAGGTCGTCATTTCTATCAATTGGCAAAAGAATCAAACACCACCATCATGGCCCCATTTGGCAAGATTTCTAAACTTGGCATCCCAGCCAACGCCATTATTTTCACTGCCGTCTTGGTACTTTTCTCACCAATTATCAGTGCGTTGCCACAAATTACATCAGCTTTTAGTTTCATCACGGCTATTTCATCAAACATGTATATCATTGTCTATGGCTTAACGATGTATGCCCATCGTAAATTCCGTGAATCAGCTGATTTTTTGCCTGACGGGTTTAAAATGCCTGGTTATCAAGTCACCAGTCCATTAACCTTGCTCTTCTTTGTTGCCATTTACTTCAGCCTATTCTTCCAGTCTGATACGCGCATGTCAGCCATTGGTGCCATTATTTTCACCGTTGTCTTTGGTACCCTTGTGCATCAACGCTTTAAAAACACCAAAAATTAG
- a CDS encoding CvfB family protein, translated as MTNPRVGTIVKASVTDENTQYFFAQVDGFTYEIDKSELEKPLKVGGFVTGFAYENENHKLQITKTLPTAQKDVYGWGTVVANRHDLGVFVAIGLPNKDLVVSLDDLPTITTLWPQKGDRLMLAIKEDNKGRLWGELAQQHIIGAVARRAPQEMKSKTVKATVYRNKIAGTLVITEDYYLGFIHPSQRHDEPRLGEVLKARVIGVREDGTLNLSLKPLAYKTMDEDAQFLLLQLQRRTDHFLPFNDKSNPEAIKRQFGFSKSQFKRALGHLYKARLIEQVDGGIQLIAENDTNN; from the coding sequence ATGACGAATCCAAGAGTTGGTACAATTGTAAAAGCATCAGTAACGGATGAAAATACCCAGTATTTTTTTGCGCAAGTTGATGGCTTTACGTACGAAATTGACAAATCAGAACTTGAAAAGCCCCTTAAAGTCGGAGGCTTTGTAACAGGTTTTGCTTATGAAAATGAAAATCATAAGCTACAAATTACCAAAACACTACCAACAGCTCAAAAAGATGTTTATGGCTGGGGAACGGTTGTGGCAAACCGACACGATTTAGGTGTGTTTGTCGCTATTGGACTACCTAACAAAGACCTAGTTGTCTCTTTAGATGATCTGCCAACCATCACAACATTGTGGCCACAAAAGGGTGACCGCCTGATGCTAGCAATAAAAGAAGATAATAAAGGTCGGTTGTGGGGCGAACTTGCCCAGCAACATATTATTGGTGCCGTTGCTCGTCGTGCCCCACAAGAAATGAAGTCTAAAACAGTTAAAGCCACAGTGTACCGCAATAAAATCGCGGGCACACTTGTGATTACTGAAGATTATTATCTGGGCTTTATTCACCCGTCACAACGTCACGATGAGCCAAGATTAGGGGAAGTTCTTAAAGCGCGTGTTATTGGCGTTCGTGAAGATGGCACGTTGAATTTGTCACTCAAGCCATTAGCTTATAAGACAATGGATGAAGATGCCCAATTCTTGTTGCTCCAGTTGCAACGTCGGACGGATCATTTTTTGCCATTCAATGATAAAAGTAATCCTGAAGCCATTAAGCGTCAATTTGGCTTTAGTAAGAGTCAGTTCAAGCGTGCGTTAGGCCACCTTTACAAAGCGCGTCTCATTGAACAAGTTGACGGTGGTATTCAACTGATTGCCGAAAATGACACAAACAATTAA
- a CDS encoding MFS transporter translates to MRTEKEIISNVLKGSLGNLVEWFDWYVYAAFAIYFAPVFFPSHDKTAELLSTAAVFAIGFLMRPLGSLLLGKYADQHGRRAALTLSVLIMAAGSLVIAVTPGYDQIGILAPTILVIARLFQGLSLGGEYGTSATYLSEMASAGHRGFYSSFQYVTLISGQLIALGVQIVLQMTLSEHAIAVWGWRIPFVIGALGALVVLVLRLSMEESDQFLAQVKKEKGQLRELLRYPKAVLTVMGLTLGGTIAFYTYTTYLQKFMINTTGLPKQTVTWINFAALFIFMLLQPFAGALSDKIGRKPLLFWFGGLGTVFTVPIFLALAQTKSAWVAFFLMLAGLIIVTGYTAINAIVKAEMFPTEIRALGVGLPYGLTVAVFGGTAEYVALYLKNAHHESVFFVYVATVIFISLLVYWRMADTKSTSKLDQ, encoded by the coding sequence ATGCGAACAGAAAAAGAAATTATTAGTAACGTCTTAAAAGGTTCTTTAGGGAATTTGGTGGAGTGGTTTGATTGGTATGTATATGCCGCGTTTGCCATTTATTTTGCACCGGTGTTTTTTCCATCACATGATAAAACAGCCGAGCTATTAAGTACAGCAGCCGTTTTTGCGATTGGTTTCTTGATGCGCCCCTTGGGGAGTTTGTTACTGGGCAAGTATGCCGACCAACATGGGCGCCGAGCCGCGTTGACATTGTCAGTGCTGATTATGGCAGCTGGGTCATTAGTGATTGCGGTGACACCAGGATATGATCAAATTGGGATATTGGCACCAACAATCTTAGTCATTGCGCGCCTTTTCCAGGGACTATCTTTGGGTGGTGAGTACGGCACATCAGCTACTTATTTGTCAGAAATGGCAAGTGCGGGACACCGTGGCTTTTATTCATCCTTTCAATATGTGACGTTGATTAGTGGGCAATTAATTGCATTGGGGGTACAAATTGTCTTGCAAATGACGTTGTCTGAGCATGCGATTGCGGTCTGGGGATGGCGGATTCCCTTTGTCATTGGTGCGCTTGGCGCGCTAGTCGTCCTTGTTTTGCGACTGAGTATGGAAGAGTCCGATCAATTCTTGGCGCAAGTCAAAAAAGAGAAAGGGCAATTGCGTGAATTGTTACGTTATCCTAAGGCAGTTCTGACGGTGATGGGCTTGACGTTAGGTGGGACGATTGCCTTTTACACCTATACCACATATCTCCAAAAGTTTATGATTAATACCACGGGTTTGCCAAAACAAACGGTGACCTGGATTAACTTTGCCGCCTTGTTTATTTTCATGCTATTACAACCGTTTGCTGGGGCTTTGTCGGATAAAATTGGCCGTAAGCCATTGCTATTTTGGTTTGGTGGGTTAGGGACAGTGTTCACCGTACCTATTTTCTTAGCTTTGGCGCAAACTAAGAGTGCCTGGGTGGCTTTCTTCTTGATGCTGGCGGGTTTGATTATTGTCACGGGCTATACAGCCATTAACGCCATTGTGAAAGCAGAGATGTTCCCAACAGAAATTCGGGCGCTCGGTGTCGGGTTGCCTTATGGTCTGACCGTTGCCGTTTTTGGTGGTACGGCGGAATATGTGGCCCTCTATCTCAAGAATGCGCATCATGAATCGGTCTTCTTTGTTTATGTCGCCACCGTTATTTTTATTAGTTTACTCGTTTATTGGCGGATGGCTGATACAAAGTCAACTTCTAAACTGGATCAATAA
- a CDS encoding sugar ABC transporter permease, with the protein MHSLKGVKRRNTIILYLLLTVMAIVWVVPILWIILTSFRGEGGAFVNYFWPKTYTFQNYVQLFTNSQYPFGRWFLNTLFVSIVSGFISTALVLAMAYSLSRLRFKLKGPFLKVALVLNMFPGFMAMFAIYYILKAAGLTQSLFALILVYVSGAGLVFYIQKGFFDTIPYSLDESAMLDGATKWQIFTKITLPLSKPIIVFTALTAFTGPWMDFIFAQVIMGDNVKNYTVAIGLYSMMTKETANSLFMSFAAGAVIIAIPITILFIVLQRFYVSGVTSGSVKG; encoded by the coding sequence ATGCATAGTTTAAAAGGCGTAAAACGCCGTAATACAATAATTTTGTATCTATTATTGACTGTCATGGCAATTGTTTGGGTCGTGCCTATTCTCTGGATTATATTGACGAGTTTCCGTGGGGAGGGTGGCGCGTTTGTTAACTATTTTTGGCCAAAAACTTATACTTTTCAAAACTATGTACAACTTTTTACCAACTCACAATATCCTTTTGGTCGCTGGTTCTTGAATACATTATTTGTGTCGATTGTGAGCGGCTTTATTTCCACAGCTTTAGTGTTAGCAATGGCATACTCATTGAGTCGCTTACGATTTAAGTTAAAGGGTCCTTTTTTGAAAGTTGCCTTAGTTTTGAACATGTTTCCGGGCTTTATGGCAATGTTTGCGATCTATTATATTTTGAAAGCAGCTGGTTTGACGCAAAGTTTGTTCGCCTTAATACTAGTTTATGTGTCTGGCGCTGGTTTGGTATTTTACATCCAAAAAGGATTTTTCGACACGATTCCGTATTCATTGGATGAAAGTGCCATGTTAGATGGTGCAACGAAATGGCAAATTTTTACTAAAATTACATTGCCATTATCTAAACCAATCATTGTCTTTACAGCATTGACAGCGTTTACTGGGCCGTGGATGGATTTCATTTTTGCTCAGGTTATTATGGGTGACAATGTTAAAAACTATACAGTTGCAATCGGATTATATTCGATGATGACGAAAGAAACGGCTAATTCATTATTCATGAGTTTCGCTGCGGGGGCGGTGATTATTGCCATTCCAATTACAATTTTGTTTATTGTGTTGCAACGATTCTACGTTTCTGGTGTGACAAGTGGTTCGGTCAAAGGCTAA
- the rpsU gene encoding 30S ribosomal protein S21, with amino-acid sequence MAKVIVRKNESLDDALRRFKRGVSKDGTLQEYRKREFYVKPSVARKLKSEAAQKRNKKKGR; translated from the coding sequence ATGGCAAAGGTCATCGTACGTAAGAACGAATCTTTGGATGATGCATTGCGTCGCTTTAAGCGCGGTGTTTCAAAGGACGGTACTCTCCAAGAATACCGTAAGCGCGAATTCTATGTTAAGCCTTCAGTTGCTCGTAAATTGAAGTCTGAAGCAGCACAAAAGCGTAACAAGAAGAAGGGCCGTTAA
- a CDS encoding carboxypeptidase M32 encodes MATQQALLDSIKEQTILSEISALSGWDALTGMPKDAGHFRADVDAYLAEKTFQVATGAQRQQLLEELSADKSGLDDFGQLVLAKAQKDFDVTGKIPEKDYIDFQRTLSEAQDYWAQAREANDYTIFQPYVEKIIAYLKQFIPLWQTDEATPYDVLLNQYEPGLSVAKLDAVFDELKTGIMALRHRLETLGTEPDGTFLSRQVSKAKQREYALAASQRLGYDMNKGRLDDTIHPFMEALNRDDARITTRWDEHNFQMAVLGIFHEAGHGLFEQNVAAKYDDVRAVMPISMSIHESQSLFNEVMVGRSKAFWQAEYPKMQAVFAPTFDDISFETFYNGWIKTEATLIRTEADPLTYPLHIIIRYEIEKAIFNDNVPVAELPQLWRDKYQEYLGLTVPDDLTGILQDIHWAGGSFGYFPSYALGHLYAAQFMATMQKTLDFEQIYASGEYTPIFEWRKQHIWQHGGVIDPGDVLLAATGEGLNPQYWLTVMNDLYATAYQLPK; translated from the coding sequence ATGGCGACACAACAAGCACTTTTAGATTCAATTAAAGAACAGACCATCTTGTCAGAAATTTCGGCGTTATCTGGCTGGGATGCCCTGACCGGTATGCCAAAAGATGCAGGGCATTTTCGTGCCGATGTGGATGCTTATTTGGCTGAAAAGACCTTTCAGGTCGCCACGGGCGCACAACGACAACAGTTACTCGAAGAGTTGTCGGCGGATAAAAGCGGTCTAGATGACTTTGGACAATTAGTCTTAGCCAAAGCGCAGAAAGATTTTGACGTGACGGGGAAGATTCCTGAAAAGGACTATATCGATTTCCAAAGGACATTATCTGAGGCCCAAGATTACTGGGCCCAAGCACGTGAGGCTAATGATTATACAATTTTCCAGCCTTATGTTGAAAAAATTATTGCTTACTTGAAGCAATTTATTCCATTGTGGCAAACTGATGAAGCAACGCCGTATGATGTGTTGCTAAATCAGTATGAACCAGGCTTGTCCGTGGCTAAATTAGACGCAGTGTTTGATGAGCTGAAAACAGGGATTATGGCCTTACGTCACCGGTTAGAAACGCTTGGAACCGAACCTGATGGTACGTTTTTATCTCGGCAAGTATCTAAAGCCAAACAACGTGAGTATGCTTTAGCTGCTTCACAGCGATTAGGCTATGATATGAATAAAGGCCGTCTTGATGACACCATTCATCCCTTTATGGAAGCTTTAAATCGAGATGATGCGCGTATTACGACACGCTGGGACGAACACAATTTCCAAATGGCGGTGTTGGGAATTTTCCACGAGGCGGGGCATGGGTTGTTTGAACAAAATGTGGCCGCCAAGTATGATGACGTGCGTGCCGTGATGCCGATTAGTATGAGTATTCATGAGTCACAATCACTCTTTAACGAAGTCATGGTCGGTCGCTCAAAGGCGTTTTGGCAGGCAGAATATCCAAAAATGCAAGCGGTGTTTGCCCCAACATTTGATGACATTTCATTTGAAACCTTTTATAATGGCTGGATTAAAACGGAGGCCACGTTGATTCGGACTGAAGCGGATCCGTTGACGTATCCTTTGCACATTATTATTCGCTATGAAATTGAAAAAGCCATCTTTAATGACAATGTGCCAGTAGCAGAGTTGCCTCAGCTTTGGCGTGATAAATATCAAGAATACTTAGGCTTGACGGTGCCTGATGATTTGACTGGTATTTTACAAGATATTCACTGGGCTGGTGGGTCATTTGGTTACTTCCCAAGTTACGCTTTGGGCCATTTATATGCGGCCCAATTTATGGCCACGATGCAAAAAACATTGGATTTCGAGCAGATTTATGCTTCAGGTGAGTACACACCAATTTTTGAGTGGCGCAAACAACATATTTGGCAACACGGTGGGGTAATTGACCCAGGCGACGTCTTACTGGCAGCGACTGGTGAAGGCTTGAATCCACAATATTGGTTAACCGTGATGAATGATTTATATGCCACGGCCTACCAGTTACCAAAATAA
- a CDS encoding carbohydrate ABC transporter permease, producing MFKRKKHSTFEAHIPLTQLFKKADRATKASYVIMGAANIANKQYLKGLIFLALEISWVTWLFTTGLKAYHNMITLGTNAQGLVYDKKLGISVLKAGDNSMLLLLWGMLAVIITVLFILLYRANLASARKIWELKQAGEPLPTLKQDLASLLDEKMHVTLMAIPMTGVLFFTILPLIYMIAIAFTSYDHNHLPPKNLFSWVGFANFGNVISGQMASTFFPVLAWTLIWAVAATVTSFFFGVILAMMINAKGIKGKKVFRTLFILTMAIPAFISLLIMNNMFADGGLVNTLLINAGLIKTSLPFFTNPLFAKLTIIVVNLWIGIPATMLVTTGILQNQSEEQIEAAEIDGANKFQIFKSITFPQIVFVMAPSLIQQFIGNVNNFNVIYLLTGGGPANSNYYGAGSTDLLITWLYNLTLNTADYNLASVIGILIFILSATFSLLAYKKISNSGMEA from the coding sequence ATGTTTAAAAGAAAAAAGCATTCGACTTTTGAAGCACATATACCACTAACGCAATTATTTAAAAAAGCAGATCGTGCGACTAAGGCCTCTTATGTGATTATGGGCGCTGCCAACATTGCCAATAAACAATATCTCAAAGGCTTGATCTTTTTAGCACTAGAAATATCTTGGGTGACGTGGTTGTTCACGACAGGATTAAAAGCTTATCACAACATGATAACGTTGGGCACAAATGCACAAGGTTTGGTTTATGACAAAAAATTAGGTATTTCTGTCTTAAAAGCGGGTGATAATTCGATGCTTTTGCTACTGTGGGGCATGCTAGCGGTCATTATTACGGTACTGTTTATTCTCTTATACCGTGCTAATTTGGCATCGGCGCGGAAAATATGGGAATTAAAACAAGCCGGTGAACCACTGCCAACTTTGAAGCAAGACTTAGCGTCCTTGCTTGACGAAAAAATGCATGTGACATTGATGGCCATTCCAATGACGGGCGTTTTATTCTTTACTATTTTGCCGCTGATTTATATGATTGCGATTGCTTTTACCTCATACGATCACAATCACTTGCCACCCAAAAATTTATTTAGTTGGGTTGGCTTTGCGAATTTTGGTAATGTGATCTCAGGACAAATGGCTAGTACCTTCTTTCCTGTACTGGCCTGGACGTTAATTTGGGCCGTTGCCGCCACTGTAACATCATTTTTCTTTGGCGTTATCTTGGCAATGATGATCAATGCCAAGGGTATCAAAGGCAAAAAAGTTTTCCGAACACTCTTCATTTTAACGATGGCGATTCCAGCCTTCATTAGTTTACTAATTATGAACAATATGTTTGCTGATGGCGGCTTAGTTAACACATTGCTGATTAACGCTGGTCTGATTAAAACATCGTTACCATTTTTCACAAATCCATTGTTTGCTAAGCTGACAATTATTGTTGTTAACTTATGGATTGGTATTCCAGCGACAATGTTGGTGACAACGGGGATTTTACAAAATCAATCTGAAGAACAAATTGAAGCAGCAGAAATTGATGGCGCTAATAAATTCCAAATTTTCAAGTCAATCACATTTCCGCAAATTGTGTTTGTGATGGCGCCAAGTTTGATTCAACAGTTCATTGGTAATGTGAACAATTTCAATGTGATTTATTTGTTAACCGGTGGCGGACCAGCTAACTCTAATTATTACGGTGCTGGCTCAACTGATTTGCTGATTACTTGGTTATACAATTTAACTTTGAATACCGCTGATTATAACTTAGCTTCAGTCATTGGTATCTTAATCTTCATTTTGTCTGCCACATTCTCGTTACTTGCTTATAAGAAAATATCAAATTCTGGCATGGAGGCATAA